A genome region from Vanessa cardui chromosome 24, ilVanCard2.1, whole genome shotgun sequence includes the following:
- the LOC124540220 gene encoding uncharacterized protein LOC124540220, with protein MNYLTANIQKPTPWNLLYADDIALISHNPQELQEHLEQWRESLEANGMRISRTKAECMICNFDPTNSIDTTIKLVGVNLPQAKTFKYLGSVISDNGTIEGDILHRTTSGWNKWRTLTGVLCDTKMPIRTKGKIYKTAVRPTLLYGCEVWPTTKAHGQKLHTTEMRMLRWSGGVTLKDKVRNEYVRGSFKVAPISQKNSEARLRWYGHVMRRPDDHVVKKYLSIATKKRGRGRPQTTWMTNVQRDMKVLGLHEQDAQERCMIGKADPT; from the coding sequence ATGAATTATCTAACtgctaatatacaaaaaccaacACCGTGGAATCTCTTATATGCTGACGACATAGCCCTGATATCTCATAACCCACAAGAACTTCAAGAACACCTCGAACAATGGAGAGAGTCATTGGAAGCAAATGGAATGCGCATCAGTAGAACTAAAGCCGAATGTATGATCTGTAACTTCGATCCAACAAATTCCATCGATACCACCATTAAGCTTGTCGGCGTAAACCTTCCACAAGCAAAAACTTTCAAGTACCTAGGCTCAGTTATCTCCGATAATGGGACAATTGAAGGAGATATCCTACACAGGACTACATCTGGATGGAACAAGTGGCGAACGCTAACCGGAGTCCTATGCGACACTAAAATGCCTATCAGGACGAAGGGAAAAATCTACAAAACGGCAGTAAGACCAACTTTACTCTATGGGTGCGAAGTATGGCCGACAACTAAGGCCCATGGACAAAAACTGCACACAACAGAGATGCGTATGCTGCGGTGGTCGGGAGGAGTTACTCTTAAAGACAAGGTGCGCAATGAATATGTAAGGGGAAGTTTCAAAGTTGCTCCCATATCCCAAAAAAATTCTGAGGCTAGATTGAGATGGTACGGCCACGTTATGAGAAGACCGGATGATCACGTGGTTAAGAAGTACCTTTCCATCGCTACAAAAAAGAGGGGTAGAGGAAGGCCTCAAACAACTTGGATGACAAATGTCCAAAGGGACATGAAGGTGTTGGGACTTCACGAACAAGACGCTCAAGAACGATGCATGATTGGGAAAGCCGACCCCACGTAA